A genomic window from Periweissella cryptocerci includes:
- the arcC gene encoding carbamate kinase, with protein MKKKRVVVALGGNAILAHDATARGQQKVLQDTACQLVEFIKNGYELIIAHGNGPQVGNLMLQQMAGSTTTNPPMPLDTAVAMTQGSIGYWLTNALRTALAEAEITQEVATVVTQVEVDATDAAYANPSKPIGPFYTANEVVEVQRRQPDWTFKEDAGRGYRRVVPSPRPINVLESNVICDLVNQGVITIAVGGGGIPVIKTGNEYTGSEAVIDKDFAAAKLAELVGADLLVILTTVDNVYINFGQDNQEKLTAISPADLRVLINRNQFAAGSMLPKIEASVEFVEQTDSQAVITSLANVTNFIDEGTGTLIKNAPVMI; from the coding sequence ATGAAAAAGAAACGAGTAGTAGTTGCGTTGGGTGGCAATGCGATCCTAGCCCACGATGCAACTGCCCGAGGACAACAAAAAGTCCTCCAAGATACTGCATGTCAGCTTGTCGAATTTATTAAAAATGGGTATGAGTTAATCATTGCCCATGGGAACGGTCCGCAAGTCGGCAACTTAATGCTCCAACAAATGGCCGGTAGTACGACGACAAATCCGCCAATGCCACTTGATACTGCGGTCGCAATGACCCAAGGCAGTATCGGTTATTGGCTAACGAACGCATTACGTACCGCGTTGGCTGAAGCGGAAATTACCCAAGAAGTTGCAACGGTTGTGACCCAAGTTGAAGTTGATGCGACTGATGCTGCTTATGCAAACCCATCAAAACCAATTGGTCCGTTTTACACCGCAAATGAAGTTGTGGAAGTACAACGGCGCCAACCAGATTGGACGTTCAAAGAAGATGCTGGGCGTGGCTATCGGCGCGTCGTTCCATCACCGCGCCCAATTAATGTCCTTGAAAGTAATGTAATTTGTGACTTGGTTAACCAAGGTGTCATCACAATTGCGGTCGGCGGTGGCGGCATTCCAGTCATTAAAACTGGCAATGAATACACTGGTTCAGAAGCAGTTATTGACAAAGACTTTGCAGCGGCCAAGCTAGCCGAACTAGTTGGCGCTGACCTACTCGTAATCTTAACGACGGTCGATAATGTGTATATTAATTTTGGTCAAGACAATCAAGAAAAATTAACGGCGATTTCACCAGCTGATTTACGCGTATTGATTAATCGTAATCAATTTGCTGCTGGCAGTATGTTACCAAAAATCGAAGCATCGGTGGAATTTGTCGAGCAAACCGACAGCCAAGCAGTGATTACCTCGCTGGCCAACGTAACTAATTTTATTGATGAAGGGACTGGGACATTAATTAAGAATGCACCGGTTATGATTTAA
- the phnW gene encoding 2-aminoethylphosphonate--pyruvate transaminase yields the protein MMSDYILLTPGPLTTSQAVKETMLNDWSTWDVDYNETTQWIRRELLRIAHVSEEDYTAVLIQGSGSYGIESVINTGITAEDTILVLENGAYGRRMAQMAKGYGINTLELTFAEDQPVDANQVAAFLELHPEVTHLGMVHLETTTGILNPVSEVLVDAHERGIETIVDAMSSFGGMPIDVAAWNPSYLVSSANKAIQGVPGFAFVIAKREVLNQHSTTARSLSLDLYDQNHEMDTHNGKWRFTSPTHVVYAFAKALEELRAEGGVAARYARYANNQQKLERGMHALGFKTILADDVQSPIITSYMFPTADFDFQRFYDYLKAKRFVIYPGKVSKLPTFRLGNIGEIYDADIDELLTAIAGYDILPIPVLADFKTITD from the coding sequence ATAATGTCTGATTATATTTTACTTACACCGGGTCCTTTAACTACTAGCCAAGCAGTCAAAGAAACGATGTTGAATGATTGGAGCACATGGGATGTTGATTATAATGAAACAACGCAATGGATTCGCCGGGAATTATTACGGATTGCACACGTTTCGGAAGAAGATTACACAGCTGTTTTAATTCAAGGGAGCGGCAGCTATGGGATTGAAAGTGTGATTAACACCGGAATTACCGCCGAAGATACTATTTTAGTATTAGAAAATGGCGCTTACGGCCGTCGAATGGCCCAAATGGCGAAAGGCTACGGTATTAATACGCTCGAATTGACGTTTGCGGAAGATCAACCAGTAGACGCTAACCAAGTGGCCGCATTTTTGGAATTGCACCCGGAAGTGACGCACTTAGGAATGGTTCACCTAGAAACGACAACGGGAATTTTGAATCCGGTGAGTGAAGTCTTGGTTGATGCGCACGAACGCGGTATCGAAACAATTGTTGATGCGATGAGCAGTTTCGGTGGGATGCCTATTGACGTAGCCGCTTGGAATCCCAGTTACTTGGTTTCCAGTGCTAATAAGGCAATTCAAGGTGTCCCAGGCTTCGCATTTGTGATTGCGAAAAGGGAAGTTCTTAATCAACATAGTACGACGGCTCGCTCACTTTCACTGGATTTATATGATCAAAACCATGAGATGGATACGCATAATGGTAAGTGGCGCTTCACTTCACCCACACACGTCGTTTATGCGTTTGCAAAGGCTTTGGAAGAACTGCGAGCAGAGGGTGGAGTAGCTGCCCGGTACGCGCGTTACGCAAACAATCAACAAAAACTTGAACGTGGCATGCACGCATTAGGTTTTAAAACGATTTTAGCGGATGACGTGCAATCACCCATTATCACGTCATACATGTTTCCGACAGCTGATTTTGATTTTCAACGGTTCTATGATTACCTGAAAGCTAAACGGTTTGTGATATATCCAGGAAAAGTTTCAAAATTGCCAACATTTCGCTTAGGCAATATTGGTGAAATCTATGATGCCGATATTGATGAGCTGTTAACCGCCATTGCGGGTTATGATATTTTACCAATCCCTGTGTTAGCAGATTTTAAGACGATTACAGATTAA
- a CDS encoding ABC transporter permease subunit: MMTDNGQAMQQYFGKRKLVMWSITLIIVGIYVVTALFVNYDSTSVFTTVPKGVTWLLANFVPTSKSMATIPAIIIAMIGTVGMSVSASLIGAVFALFAAIVGSAVTGIYKPLQVATRIFASFFRNIPLVAWAMILLFSFKQNDLTGFLALFFTSFGYLTRAFMETIEDTAGPAIEALKATGASYWQIVFRGVVPMAATSLMSWLLYMVENNVRDATLVGMLTGTGIGFLFDYYYKSFDYDVVGIVILVTVVVVVALEMISNKVRRLIM; encoded by the coding sequence ATGATGACTGATAATGGACAAGCAATGCAGCAGTATTTTGGTAAACGTAAGTTAGTGATGTGGTCGATTACGCTTATCATTGTGGGGATTTACGTAGTGACCGCGCTATTTGTTAATTATGATAGTACTTCAGTATTCACAACGGTACCGAAAGGTGTGACGTGGTTGTTGGCAAACTTTGTGCCGACAAGTAAGTCCATGGCGACAATTCCGGCAATTATTATCGCGATGATTGGTACGGTTGGCATGTCGGTTTCTGCGAGTTTGATTGGGGCGGTTTTCGCACTATTCGCGGCGATTGTTGGTTCAGCAGTGACCGGAATTTATAAACCGCTACAAGTTGCAACCCGAATTTTTGCTTCATTTTTCCGGAATATTCCATTGGTTGCGTGGGCGATGATTCTCTTGTTCTCGTTTAAACAAAATGATCTCACTGGATTTTTAGCCCTCTTTTTTACGAGTTTTGGCTATTTAACCAGAGCATTTATGGAAACAATTGAAGACACGGCCGGACCAGCGATTGAGGCGTTAAAAGCGACAGGTGCGAGCTATTGGCAAATTGTGTTTCGCGGGGTCGTTCCAATGGCTGCAACGTCACTGATGAGTTGGTTACTGTATATGGTTGAAAATAATGTTCGTGATGCGACCTTAGTCGGCATGTTAACAGGGACTGGAATTGGTTTCTTGTTTGATTATTACTACAAGAGTTTTGATTATGATGTTGTTGGGATTGTAATCTTAGTAACGGTAGTGGTGGTGGTTGCGCTGGAAATGATTTCAAATAAAGTACGGAGGTTAATTATGTAA
- the phnC gene encoding phosphonate ABC transporter ATP-binding protein, protein MLEIKDISKTYDNGHKAIKNISFSIADGEFLSIIGPSGAGKSTVLRSINQLITDDSGQILFNDQDIRQANKQQLRKIRAQIGMVFQNYNLVGRLSAIENVLHGALGRKSTISGALGWYTLSEKQSAAALLDLVGLGDFIYTRANELSGGQMQRVGIARALMQEPKIILTDEPIASLDPQSTTVVMDYLKKIAVEMNITVIANLHQVEIAKKYSDHIVGINNGQVVFNGQPNELTPAQIVNVYGNDVGAIE, encoded by the coding sequence ATGTTAGAGATTAAAGACATTTCAAAAACTTATGATAATGGGCATAAGGCGATTAAAAATATTAGTTTTTCAATCGCTGACGGCGAATTTTTATCAATTATTGGGCCTTCGGGTGCTGGTAAATCAACCGTTTTACGGAGCATCAATCAACTGATTACTGACGATAGTGGGCAAATTTTATTCAATGACCAAGATATTAGGCAAGCGAATAAGCAGCAACTACGTAAAATACGTGCCCAAATTGGGATGGTGTTTCAAAACTATAATTTGGTGGGCCGATTGAGTGCGATTGAAAATGTCTTGCACGGTGCACTCGGTCGTAAGTCAACTATAAGTGGGGCATTGGGGTGGTATACACTCAGTGAAAAGCAATCCGCAGCCGCGTTACTAGACTTAGTGGGACTAGGTGACTTTATATACACGCGAGCCAATGAATTATCTGGGGGACAGATGCAACGCGTTGGAATTGCGCGGGCGCTGATGCAGGAACCCAAAATTATTTTAACGGATGAACCAATCGCGTCATTGGATCCACAATCAACCACTGTGGTAATGGATTATTTGAAAAAGATTGCCGTGGAGATGAATATTACGGTCATTGCTAATCTACACCAAGTTGAAATCGCTAAAAAATATTCGGATCATATTGTGGGCATCAATAATGGACAGGTCGTCTTTAATGGCCAGCCAAACGAATTGACACCGGCTCAAATTGTCAATGTATACGGAAACGACGTTGGGGCAATCGAATGA
- a CDS encoding phosphate/phosphite/phosphonate ABC transporter substrate-binding protein, producing the protein MKISHMTALAVGILTIAVLAGCSSKSAATKDTITVAFLPSASVKDMTVSRDELKQKLETATGKKIKLLTTTDYNITIEAIASGKAQVAYIGSSAYVQAHAKNKAVVPIATTSGPTGTLSGAQYHSYFMVNKQDAPKYESNGKYSIDDIKGQKISFVSTSSTSGFEVPTNVLAKTFNIKDKTKFSKSGDFFSTVLYGNSHQGSAVNLLNGDADVAVFDDEDMTPYLEVKSGSWDKVGSTFDVKKDAAQPFKQFTNKEVVAIGVNPVQNDPIVVNKQGLTAAMIKKLTTAFTSAEFASNQKLMGTDDSKTPAIFTKPSEQGKLVVTDDNWYKPTHTMMGK; encoded by the coding sequence ATGAAAATATCACATATGACTGCATTAGCGGTTGGGATACTCACCATTGCCGTTTTGGCGGGGTGCTCGAGTAAAAGTGCCGCAACCAAAGATACAATTACGGTTGCTTTCTTGCCAAGCGCATCAGTTAAAGACATGACAGTATCACGAGATGAACTTAAGCAAAAATTAGAAACGGCAACGGGTAAAAAGATTAAATTATTAACGACAACGGATTACAACATCACAATTGAAGCGATTGCCTCAGGTAAAGCACAAGTCGCCTATATTGGTTCATCAGCTTACGTGCAAGCACATGCGAAGAATAAAGCAGTCGTACCAATCGCCACAACGTCTGGCCCAACTGGGACTTTAAGTGGGGCTCAATATCACTCGTATTTTATGGTTAACAAACAAGATGCACCTAAATATGAAAGCAACGGGAAATACTCAATTGATGATATTAAGGGGCAGAAGATTTCGTTTGTTTCAACTAGTTCGACATCAGGCTTCGAAGTGCCGACCAATGTGTTGGCTAAGACATTCAACATCAAGGATAAGACTAAATTTTCCAAAAGCGGTGATTTCTTTTCGACTGTACTGTACGGAAATTCACACCAAGGCTCAGCGGTCAATTTGTTAAATGGGGATGCGGATGTTGCAGTATTTGATGATGAAGATATGACACCTTACTTGGAAGTTAAGTCTGGAAGTTGGGACAAGGTTGGCTCGACATTTGACGTAAAAAAAGATGCAGCGCAACCATTTAAACAATTTACGAACAAAGAGGTTGTGGCAATCGGTGTGAATCCAGTGCAAAATGATCCGATTGTTGTTAATAAGCAAGGGCTAACAGCTGCCATGATTAAGAAGTTGACGACGGCGTTTACTTCGGCGGAATTTGCTAGTAATCAGAAATTAATGGGAACCGATGATTCTAAAACACCAGCAATTTTTACCAAGCCCAGTGAGCAAGGGAAATTAGTGGTAACTGATGATAATTGGTATAAACCAACACACACAATGATGGGGAAGTAA
- the arcD gene encoding arginine-ornithine antiporter, translating into MDNKKGISLIALVALVVSSSIGAGIFALISDVASVAAPGAVIIAWIIVGFGVLMLALSLSNLVEKRPELEGVFTYAEEGFGTFAGFISGWGYWLSAWLGNVAFATILMSSIGYFFPIFKTGQNIWAILGASIIAWALTFFVNKGVESAAVLNTVVTVCKMIPLFAFIVVGIFLFKGHIFTAMFWSNVTTSFHFGDVMTQVKGCIMVMMWVFVGVEGAAMMSSRAKKKSDASKATIIGLLSLLLIYVLASLLPYGYMTQTQLADLNQPAMVYLFESMVGPVGGVVISIGLIISILGSWLAWTMLPSETILLMSKRQLLPKSWGKTNKAKAPSFALFVTQALIQIFLFSLLFTSQAYNFAYSLCTAAIIVTYAFVGAYQIKYSWDNKLKQPDYKRQMVYGFIALVFEIVGICLAGVQFLLLCLIAYVPGIYFYAKARKECGDNAHGLTSSEKVVAVIITIGAIIGIVLLVLGKINV; encoded by the coding sequence ATGGACAATAAAAAAGGAATTAGCCTAATCGCGTTAGTTGCGCTTGTTGTTAGTTCGTCGATTGGTGCCGGAATCTTTGCCTTAATCTCAGATGTGGCATCGGTAGCGGCGCCTGGTGCAGTCATCATCGCCTGGATTATTGTTGGTTTTGGGGTACTGATGTTGGCACTCTCATTAAGTAATTTGGTTGAAAAGCGCCCTGAGTTAGAGGGGGTCTTTACGTATGCGGAAGAAGGCTTCGGCACGTTTGCGGGTTTCATTAGTGGCTGGGGATATTGGTTATCTGCTTGGCTAGGTAATGTCGCATTCGCAACGATCCTGATGAGTTCGATTGGGTATTTCTTCCCGATATTTAAAACCGGGCAGAATATCTGGGCGATTTTAGGAGCGTCGATAATTGCGTGGGCGCTGACCTTCTTTGTTAATAAAGGGGTTGAATCAGCTGCTGTATTAAATACAGTGGTGACTGTCTGCAAAATGATTCCACTATTCGCCTTTATCGTAGTTGGAATCTTCTTATTCAAGGGCCATATTTTTACGGCCATGTTTTGGAGCAACGTGACAACTTCATTTCACTTCGGGGATGTCATGACGCAAGTGAAGGGCTGTATAATGGTAATGATGTGGGTCTTTGTCGGGGTTGAAGGGGCAGCAATGATGTCGAGTCGGGCCAAGAAAAAGTCCGACGCTAGTAAAGCGACAATTATCGGCTTACTTAGTCTGCTACTAATATATGTGTTGGCGTCATTATTACCATATGGCTATATGACGCAGACTCAATTGGCTGATTTAAATCAACCAGCAATGGTCTACTTATTTGAATCAATGGTTGGTCCCGTCGGCGGGGTCGTAATTAGTATTGGGTTAATCATTTCGATTTTAGGATCGTGGCTAGCTTGGACAATGTTACCGTCAGAAACAATTCTACTGATGAGTAAACGACAACTGTTACCAAAGAGTTGGGGGAAGACAAACAAGGCGAAAGCACCATCATTTGCTTTATTTGTTACCCAAGCCTTGATTCAGATTTTCCTATTTTCACTTCTATTCACATCACAAGCATATAATTTTGCGTATTCCCTCTGTACGGCGGCCATCATCGTGACGTACGCCTTCGTTGGAGCATATCAAATCAAATATTCTTGGGATAATAAGCTGAAACAACCCGATTACAAACGCCAAATGGTATATGGCTTCATTGCCTTAGTTTTTGAAATTGTCGGGATCTGTCTTGCGGGGGTCCAGTTCTTACTACTCTGTTTAATTGCATATGTACCAGGAATTTACTTCTATGCGAAAGCGCGTAAGGAATGTGGGGATAATGCCCACGGATTAACCAGTTCAGAGAAGGTGGTTGCTGTCATAATTACCATTGGGGCAATTATCGGAATTGTATTATTGGTTCTAGGCAAGATAAATGTTTAA
- a CDS encoding PhnE/PtxC family ABC transporter permease: protein MDEKITLSKQMLVIRATQSSRNPGVMKRPFSKSRFATQAAFAVMGGITLVYMVTMNTGNVNLVKAVAAFLTNIKFMFLQPTINSDLPKLLVAVAVTVSLAILTTIMGALIAFFTGLLGARNLSTKRRSNTIRMVMAAIRAVPTILWVLIFAINSQLGATAAIIGLNFHSIAYLTKAYSEEFEAINPGTLEALRSTGASYWQIVFQAVLPSVIPTLLSWTFIRLEINFANAIAVGAAAGAGGIGYNLYLDGTYYFDFHAVGTIVYMLLVVILVFEFISMRLRTHYLQKN, encoded by the coding sequence ATGGATGAAAAAATAACTTTATCTAAGCAAATGTTAGTAATCCGAGCGACACAGTCAAGTCGGAACCCAGGTGTCATGAAGCGTCCGTTTTCTAAGAGTCGGTTTGCAACGCAAGCTGCATTTGCCGTAATGGGTGGGATTACGCTTGTTTACATGGTTACGATGAATACTGGTAATGTTAATTTGGTTAAGGCCGTGGCGGCGTTTTTGACTAATATCAAATTTATGTTTTTACAGCCGACAATCAATAGTGACTTGCCTAAACTACTAGTTGCGGTTGCCGTGACAGTTTCGCTAGCGATTCTGACAACCATTATGGGAGCCCTAATCGCGTTTTTTACCGGCTTACTTGGTGCGCGAAACTTGAGTACTAAACGCCGGTCGAATACTATTCGGATGGTGATGGCGGCAATTCGGGCGGTGCCAACAATTCTCTGGGTGCTGATTTTTGCGATTAACTCGCAATTAGGTGCGACAGCGGCGATTATTGGTCTGAATTTTCACAGTATTGCCTATTTAACCAAGGCTTACTCTGAAGAGTTTGAAGCAATTAATCCCGGAACTTTGGAGGCACTCCGGTCGACGGGGGCAAGCTACTGGCAGATTGTTTTTCAGGCGGTTTTACCATCAGTGATTCCAACTTTATTATCGTGGACATTCATTCGCTTAGAAATTAATTTTGCCAATGCGATTGCGGTTGGTGCGGCGGCCGGTGCGGGCGGGATTGGGTATAATTTATACCTCGATGGCACGTATTACTTTGATTTTCATGCAGTTGGAACGATTGTGTACATGTTATTGGTAGTCATATTAGTCTTTGAATTTATCTCAATGCGTCTACGGACACACTATTTGCAAAAGAACTAA
- the phnX gene encoding phosphonoacetaldehyde hydrolase: MTINAVIFDWAGTTVDFGSEAPILAFKGAFNKFDIPVTEAEIRQDMGMAKREHIEKILALVDARVTLDHATLPATDVLYAEFEKELNRILGGDTVMLPGVVNAVSKLREHDIKIGSTTGYTSAMLDIVAKRTALLGYLPDVLVTPDKVGVGRPAPVMINYNLQQFGLTNRDGVIKIGDTVVDIQEAQNAGVIPVGVIDGSSLLGYSEESWKALTAVEREVQREVARRKFIVAGAEYVINNMAELPELIASLNKTEAVQ; this comes from the coding sequence ATGACAATTAACGCAGTGATTTTTGATTGGGCCGGTACAACGGTTGATTTTGGGAGTGAAGCGCCAATTTTGGCATTTAAAGGGGCGTTCAACAAATTTGATATTCCGGTGACCGAAGCAGAAATTCGGCAAGATATGGGTATGGCTAAGCGGGAGCACATTGAAAAAATATTGGCATTGGTTGATGCACGGGTTACTTTGGATCATGCAACCTTACCTGCGACGGATGTGTTATATGCTGAATTTGAAAAAGAATTGAATCGTATTTTAGGTGGTGACACAGTCATGTTACCGGGCGTGGTCAATGCTGTTAGTAAACTGCGGGAGCACGATATTAAGATTGGTTCAACGACCGGTTATACGAGCGCAATGCTAGATATTGTGGCCAAGCGCACGGCGCTACTTGGGTATTTGCCCGATGTGTTAGTAACGCCAGATAAAGTTGGGGTAGGGCGCCCAGCACCGGTGATGATTAACTATAACTTGCAGCAGTTCGGATTAACTAATCGGGATGGAGTTATCAAAATTGGGGACACTGTGGTGGATATTCAAGAAGCCCAAAATGCTGGTGTCATTCCAGTCGGCGTAATTGATGGTAGTAGCTTGCTAGGCTATAGTGAGGAATCGTGGAAAGCGTTAACTGCTGTTGAACGCGAGGTTCAGCGTGAGGTTGCCCGTCGCAAATTTATTGTAGCCGGAGCAGAATACGTCATTAATAACATGGCAGAATTACCTGAATTAATCGCAAGCTTAAACAAAACGGAGGCGGTTCAATAA
- the gap gene encoding type I glyceraldehyde-3-phosphate dehydrogenase: MTVKVGINGFGRIGRLAFRRILELKDTASDIEVVAINDLTSPSMLAYLLKYDSTHGTLNAEVTATDDSIIVDGKEYKVYAERNAADLKWVANDSVEYVLECTGFYTSAEKSQAHLDAGAKRVLISAPAGDIKTVVPGVNLDILDSNDTIVSAGSCTTNCLAPMAYFLNKEFGLEVGTMTTVHAFTSTQMILDGPKGSKPRSNRTASVNTIPHSTGAAKAIGLVVPELKGKLQGHAQRVAVVDGSLTELVSIFSKKVTADEVNEAIKKYTVDNDAFGWNEDGIVSSDIIGSTYGSVFDPTQTEVTTSGDFQLVKTVAWYDNEYGFTSNMIRTLLHFATLEA; the protein is encoded by the coding sequence ATGACTGTTAAAGTTGGTATCAATGGTTTCGGACGTATTGGTCGTCTTGCTTTCCGTCGTATTCTCGAATTGAAGGACACTGCTTCAGATATTGAAGTTGTTGCCATTAACGATTTGACTTCACCATCAATGTTGGCATACCTTTTGAAGTATGACTCAACTCACGGTACTTTGAACGCAGAAGTTACAGCTACTGACGATTCAATTATCGTTGATGGTAAGGAATACAAGGTTTACGCAGAACGTAACGCTGCTGACTTGAAGTGGGTTGCTAACGACTCAGTTGAATACGTACTTGAATGTACTGGTTTCTACACTTCAGCTGAAAAGTCACAAGCTCACTTGGACGCCGGCGCAAAGCGTGTCTTGATCTCAGCACCAGCTGGTGACATCAAGACTGTTGTTCCTGGTGTTAACTTGGATATCTTGGACTCAAACGACACTATCGTTTCTGCAGGTTCATGTACTACAAACTGTCTTGCACCAATGGCTTACTTCCTTAACAAGGAATTCGGTCTTGAAGTTGGTACTATGACTACTGTTCACGCATTTACTTCAACTCAAATGATCCTTGATGGACCTAAGGGTTCTAAGCCTCGCTCAAACCGTACTGCTTCTGTTAACACTATTCCTCACTCAACTGGTGCAGCCAAGGCTATTGGTCTTGTTGTTCCAGAATTGAAGGGTAAGTTGCAAGGTCACGCACAACGTGTTGCTGTTGTTGACGGTTCATTGACTGAATTGGTTTCAATCTTCTCTAAGAAGGTTACTGCTGACGAAGTTAACGAAGCTATCAAGAAGTACACTGTGGACAACGACGCCTTTGGTTGGAACGAAGACGGTATCGTATCATCAGATATCATCGGTTCAACTTACGGTTCAGTATTTGACCCAACTCAAACTGAAGTAACTACTTCAGGTGACTTCCAATTAGTTAAGACTGTTGCTTGGTACGATAACGAATACGGTTTCACTTCAAACATGATCCGTACTCTTCTCCACTTCGCAACTCTTGAAGCTTAA
- a CDS encoding phosphoglycerate kinase, translating to MAKLTVSDLDLKGKKVLMRVDFNVPLKENEAGEVIVANDNRIVGALPTIKYVIDNGGRAILFSHLGRIKSEDDKKGLSMKPVAQKLADLLGKPVTFVPATEGPELEEAIAKLNDGEVLVFENTRFEDVKNGVEVKRESKNDPELGKYWASLGDVFVNDAFGTAHRAHASNVGIASNIAQTAAGFLMEKEIKFLGGAVEAPARPFVAILGGAKVSDKIGIIENLLGKADKVIVGGGMAYTFDVANGKKIGNSLFEADKVELAKELIEKAGDKLVLPIDAVTADAFSNDANIEVTDGDIKDGYMGLDIGPKSIDLFKKTLDGAKTVVWNGPMGVFEMPNFAKGTLEVGSYLTTLEGATTIVGGGDSTAAAQQLGIADQLTHISTGGGASLEYLEGKELPGIAAISEK from the coding sequence TTGGCTAAGTTAACTGTTTCTGATTTAGATTTAAAGGGCAAGAAAGTCCTTATGCGTGTTGACTTCAATGTTCCATTGAAGGAAAACGAAGCTGGTGAAGTTATTGTTGCAAACGATAACCGTATTGTTGGTGCATTGCCAACTATCAAGTACGTAATTGATAATGGTGGTCGTGCTATCTTGTTCTCACACTTGGGTCGTATCAAGAGTGAAGACGACAAGAAGGGCCTTTCAATGAAGCCTGTTGCGCAAAAGTTGGCTGACTTGCTTGGCAAGCCTGTTACCTTTGTACCTGCTACTGAAGGTCCAGAACTTGAAGAAGCAATTGCTAAGTTGAACGACGGTGAAGTTCTTGTCTTTGAAAACACTCGTTTTGAAGATGTTAAGAATGGCGTTGAAGTTAAGCGCGAATCTAAGAACGATCCTGAACTTGGTAAGTACTGGGCATCACTCGGTGACGTTTTTGTCAACGACGCCTTCGGTACTGCTCACCGTGCCCACGCTTCTAACGTAGGTATCGCCTCAAACATCGCGCAAACCGCTGCTGGTTTCTTGATGGAAAAGGAAATCAAGTTCTTGGGTGGTGCCGTTGAAGCACCAGCCCGTCCATTCGTTGCCATCCTTGGTGGTGCGAAGGTTTCTGACAAGATCGGTATCATCGAAAACCTCCTCGGCAAGGCTGACAAGGTTATCGTTGGTGGTGGTATGGCTTACACTTTTGACGTTGCTAATGGCAAGAAGATTGGTAACTCATTGTTCGAAGCTGACAAGGTTGAATTGGCTAAGGAATTGATTGAAAAGGCTGGCGACAAGCTTGTTCTTCCAATCGATGCTGTTACTGCTGATGCATTCTCAAACGATGCAAACATCGAAGTTACTGATGGTGACATCAAGGACGGTTACATGGGTCTTGATATTGGACCTAAGTCAATCGACCTCTTCAAGAAGACTCTTGATGGTGCTAAGACTGTTGTTTGGAACGGACCTATGGGTGTGTTCGAAATGCCTAACTTTGCTAAGGGTACCCTTGAAGTTGGTTCATACCTTACTACTCTTGAAGGTGCAACTACTATCGTTGGTGGTGGTGACTCAACTGCAGCGGCTCAACAATTGGGTATTGCTGATCAATTGACTCACATCTCAACTGGTGGTGGTGCTTCACTTGAATACCTTGAAGGTAAGGAATTACCAGGTATCGCAGCTATCTCAGAAAAGTAA